ATGGTTGCGCTCGTACTCTCGCGCTTCGTGAAATCGCCAGTATTCGTCGAAGTCGCCGCTTGAGCGTAGGGCTCGTAGGCGCAGAACCGCCTCGGCTCCCTTGAGCCTCCAGCGCGCTCCGGTCCGCTCCATGCGGTCTTTGACGAGATGGCGACAAGCGCCCTCGATCACCCCCGTGGCAATGGGAGATCCCCTCGCCAGATACTGGTCATAACGAAGATAGGGCGTGTGGTTGAGAAGGTAGTTACAGCATTTGTCTGCGGCCTCGCGCTCTTCGACATCCAAGCCGCGCCGCGTGGCACTGCGGCGGATGCCGCCGGCGACCCGGGAGCTATGACCA
The sequence above is a segment of the bacterium genome. Coding sequences within it:
- a CDS encoding ISKra4 family transposase, with the protein product VHAAPKGKRPRPQNKRVWASLKKSPEEVIAQAFEEALQRDPGREKRWFALVDGAPSPLKILPRLAKSYGVELTVVLDLIHVSEYLWKASTVFHDQESLESEEWVRHRLTEILRGHSSRVAGGIRRSATRRGLDVEEREAADKCCNYLLNHTPYLRYDQYLARGSPIATGVIEGACRHLVKDRMERTGARWRLKGAEAVLRLRALRSSGDFDEYWRFHEAREYERNH